From one Candidatus Nitrospira nitrosa genomic stretch:
- a CDS encoding ammonium transporter family protein, whose translation MPNSFCVKMLSAAGLFLLCLTSWVGAEEPAGAVSEARLVAQYNYSIHILAMLVVGFGFLMVFVRRYGFGATTGTYLVVATGLPLYMLLRANGVVGHELKAHTVDALLYAEFSVATALIAMGAVLGRLRVFQYALLTLLLVPLYALNEYLVLDNGAGLTKGFQDSAGSIVIHAFGAYFGLAASLVLTTTVQRSQPIESDPTSDRFAMLGSMVLWLFWPSFATAIVPFEQMPQTVVNTILALSGATLSTYFLSTHFHHGKTSMVDMANAALAGGVSIGSTCNLVSPTGAFGIGLLAGALSVIGYVFIQPMLESKIKLVDTCGVHNLHGMPGLLGGLMAIIVVPGVAGVQLVGIAMTLGIAIIGGAIAGAVIRATGTTEQAYEDCHEFSHVPGPESERRVEELALGAKADINALQKELLARTASRT comes from the coding sequence ATGCCGAACAGTTTCTGTGTAAAGATGCTCAGTGCAGCGGGTCTGTTTCTCTTGTGTCTCACGAGTTGGGTCGGTGCCGAAGAGCCGGCAGGTGCCGTCAGTGAGGCACGCCTGGTCGCGCAATACAACTACTCGATCCACATTCTCGCCATGCTGGTGGTGGGATTTGGATTTCTGATGGTATTTGTCCGCCGGTATGGCTTTGGTGCGACGACCGGTACCTATCTTGTGGTTGCAACAGGACTCCCTCTGTACATGTTATTGCGGGCCAATGGGGTGGTGGGCCATGAGTTGAAGGCGCACACGGTCGATGCACTCCTGTACGCTGAATTTTCTGTAGCGACGGCATTGATTGCGATGGGGGCGGTGCTGGGGCGTTTGCGGGTCTTTCAATATGCGCTGCTCACGTTGCTGCTGGTGCCGCTCTATGCACTGAACGAATATCTTGTGTTGGACAATGGCGCTGGGCTGACCAAAGGGTTTCAGGATTCGGCTGGTTCAATTGTCATCCATGCGTTCGGGGCCTACTTTGGGTTGGCAGCGTCATTGGTCCTGACGACGACGGTGCAGCGGAGTCAGCCGATTGAATCCGATCCGACCTCCGATCGATTTGCCATGCTGGGATCGATGGTGCTGTGGCTGTTCTGGCCGAGTTTTGCGACGGCGATTGTGCCGTTTGAACAAATGCCTCAGACTGTTGTGAATACGATTCTGGCTCTGAGCGGGGCGACGCTCTCAACCTATTTCCTCAGCACCCATTTCCACCATGGGAAAACATCGATGGTCGATATGGCCAATGCGGCATTGGCCGGTGGGGTGTCGATCGGCTCGACTTGTAACCTTGTCAGTCCGACCGGTGCGTTTGGTATTGGATTGCTGGCCGGTGCCTTGTCGGTCATTGGGTATGTGTTTATCCAGCCGATGCTCGAATCGAAGATCAAGCTCGTCGATACATGCGGCGTGCACAACCTGCATGGGATGCCTGGGCTACTCGGCGGACTTATGGCGATCATTGTCGTGCCTGGCGTGGCCGGCGTTCAACTGGTGGGGATTGCCATGACGCTTGGGATCGCCATTATCGGAGGGGCTATCGCCGGTGCCGTGATTCGAGCGACTGGGACCACTGAGCAGGCCTACGAAGATTGCCACGAATTCTCACATGTACCAGGGCCGGAGAGTGAACGACGGGTTGAGGAACTGGCGCTTGGTGCGAAGGCCGATATCAACGCGTTGCAGAAAGAGCTGCTTGCTCGGACTGCCTCTCGCACGTAA